DNA sequence from the Cohnella herbarum genome:
AGCGGGTTGTCTGCTTCGCCGAGCGCAAATTGTCCGTATACAGATTGCCGTCCCGATCCAATACTTCGGCGTGCGCCAATTCTATGATCGTCCCTGTCGGCGCCATCACCGAATAAGAGACCCAGCCAACCATGTTCTGGCCGAAATCGAGTATCTTTTCTCCAGCCGGAGATCGAAGCACGGCGATCGGTTTCAATTCCCTCATTACCCGGGTTGGTAAGTTCTCCTCAGGAACCAGCATCTGTTTGCCATGATCCAAGATGGAAACGGGGAGCCAATCGTCATCCTCGTAGGAGGATGTGCTCCATCCCTCCTTCTCTAACCTGGCGTCATACGTTTCTCCGTCATAGATCGAAGCCATGACGATGGGACCCGTATCCACCCGCCAGCTCCCGTCGGTGATGACGATTTCTTGCCTCCCGTCTTCGTACTTCAGGTGCAGTTCAAGCAGAGCCGCCCGTTGATCCCCATAGAAATTGTTCGGGTGCCCGCCGATTCTCCCCTTATACCAGCCGTCCGCTACCGTAATTCCAATCGCGTTGTCTCCTCTTCGAACAAGATCGGTTACGTCGAAGGTTTGCGTTTGAAGCCGCTTATGATAACTGGTCCATCCAGGTAAAAACTTGTTCTCGTTCAAGCGTTTCCCGTTTAGCTCCAATTCGTATATCCCCAAAGCCGTAGCGTAAATGCGCGCGGATACAGGACTCTCGCCTGCTTCGAAAGTTTTCCGAAACATCTGGGAAGCTTCCGGCGAGCGATTGTTCAGTTCCAGGTCGCAGGTGATCCAATGCGCCGTCCATTCCGCGAAGTCCATCATCCCCGTCTCCCAGAACGCCGACAACCAATCGCTCTCAGCGCCCCGAGAATCCCGAACGCGTACCCGATAGTGATAAATCGTACGCGACTTGAGAGGACTTCCTTCATAGGGGATGTGAACGGATTGATCCGTTCGGACTTGTCCGCTGTCCCACGTCAAAGTCTGAAATAGCGGATCCCCTTCCGAAGCTTGAATCCGGTAACTTGCTTGTTTAATTCCGCGTCCCGTCCCCGTTAACTTCCAACTGAACCTCGGGACACGATTGCCTATCCCAACGGGGTTTACCCGGTATTCGCAGCGTAAATCTGTTAAGCCGAAAAGTTGCATCTTACTCCTCCATCTCTCCAAATGACGCGATCCTTCAGCCTTTAACCGATCCCATGATGAGCCCTCTCATCATGTACTTTTGCGTAAAGAAAAACAGAATAATCAAAGGGAGAGTCGCCATTACGCACAGAGCAAAAATCGGACCGTAATCGATCGATTGGTTATTCGCTTTAAATTGCACGACCTGCGCCATGAGCGTCATTTTCGCCGGATCCTTAAGGTAGAGCAAAGGTCCGAAGAGATCGTTCCATATTCCGTAAATGTTCAGCATAATCAGAGTTCCCGTAGCCGGAAGCAACAAGGGGAAAATAATCAGCCAGTACGTTCGGAATCTACCGTATCCGTCTAGCGAAGCCGACTCTTCTATTTCTCGCGGCACGGACTTCGTAAATCCCGCGTACATAAACGTAGCCATAGGGATTGCGCCCGCCGTATACAACAAAATCATAAAAGAGCGCGTATCGATGAGATGCAACGCGACTCCCATCTTAAAGATCGGAATCATTCCCGTTTGCAGCGGAATGACCATGCCCGATATGAAGAAGTAGAACAAGAGCTGAAAAAACTTGTGCGGCATTCGTGCAATGATATACCCGGCCATGGAAGATACGATAATAATGAGGGCGATTGAACCCGCGCTAATAGCAAAGGTATTCATAAAGCCCGACATAACGTTTACCTTAGCGAAGGCTTTCTCGTAATGTCCTAGATAAAAAGAGTTTGGCCATGCTAGAGGGTCATAGAATTGGCCAGGCTCCTTGAAACTAGCTAGAACAAGATAGAGGATCGGATATAAGAATAGCAATGCGACTAGAATTAATAGAACTTCCGATGCCAAACCCACGCGATCTCTCCGCTTGGAGAGCAGCTTGTCCATTAGATCTCCACCTCTCTTCGGCGCGTGATTCTCAGTTGAATGAGCGTGACGATCATAATGAAGATCATAAGGACGATACCGGCTGCGATTGCGTAACCGTAAGTGTTCTCGCGGAACGCGGCATTATATATCGCAAGAGTTATCGTGTATGAGGATGAACCTGGCCCGCCGCCCGTCATGACGTAAGGGATATCGAACAGCTTAAGCCCCCCGATAATCGTTAAGAAAACGACGATCGTAATGGCAGGCATTAACAGCGGAAGCGTTACATGCATGAAACGTCTGCCCGCATTGGCCCCGTCAATCTTCGCGGCTTCGTACAGCTCTTGCGGGATCGATTGCAGTCCCGCCAAATAAATGACGGCACAGTATCCAAGTCCCTGCCACTGAGTCATGGCGATAATCGTAGGAAATACGGTGTGAGAGTTGCCTAGCCAATCCCGGCTCCAATCCGCCAATCCGATTCGTTCAAGCAAGCCGTTAAGCAATCCGTCGTACTGTAAAATGCTGCCCCATACGATGGAAGTTACGACCAGACTCACGATGACCGGTAAATAAAATGCCGTTCGCAGAAATGCCCGGGTACGGAACGAACGATTTAACAGAACAGCCAGCAACAACGAAAGCGGGTTCTGTATCGCTAAACCGAATACCGTAACCAGAAGCGTATTCATCCCCGCTCGAAGCATCTTGGAATCCTCGAGAAGATACGCGTAATTATCCAATCCGATATATTTCGCCGGACGAATGGAGTCCCACTCCGTGAACGAATAGTAAATGCTTTGCGCAAACGGGTAATAAACAAACGCGATAAAAAGTATCGTTGCCGGAAGAATAAATAGAAATCCGGTCCACCACTCGCGAGATCGATTGTTCAACGTCTTTCACCTGCTTAATATTCGACCGGCCGTCTGTTTAGCCGGCCGGTCGAATTCGAATATATTAGCTTTACTCCGCCGGAACGATGACCGTCCCTTTATCTTTTTCGAGCTTTTTCTGCGCTTCCGCCAAATCTTTAGGATTAAATTTAATGCCGGATGCCACTTTCGTGAACGTCTCCACGAGCGAAGTCATAGCGGAAGCAGGCAAGTACGATTCATAGCCCATACCGGAATCCGTCTCTTCGACAACCTTCAGTAGATCGTTCAATGCAGCGTCAGGGTAGTTCAATTGCATGCCTTGAATGGCAGGCACCGTACCGCCGCCCACGTTAAATGGACCGTACACTTCCGGACTCGCTATGACATCGACCAAGTCTTTCGCTTGCTGCATAAGTTTCGTCTTGGCATTGACGGACAGGGATTGGTCGACGCCGATGGATAATTTGGCATACCCTTTATCCGTCGTGAACGGGAAGTATCCGAGATCGAATGCGGCATGTCCTTTGGTTTGGAAATTTTCTTTAGCCGTTCCGGGCATCCAAGGACCTTGTACGATCATTGCCGCTTTACCCGAAGTGAACAACTCCGCGGATTGCGGCCAATCGATGCTCAGTGCGGTTTTGTTCAAATACCCTTTTTCGACCATTTCTTGCAGATGGGTCATGACCGCTTGAACTTCAGGGCCCTCCAACGTCTTCTTGCCTTCGTACAAATCTTTGCCGTACGTTGGACTGCTTTCGTTACCATAAGGCTGCATCCATAGATTAAAAGTCATTTGAGCCGTCCAGATATCCTTAAAGCCCGCGGAAACGGGAGTAATGCCCGCTGCTTTGATCACGGAGAAAGCCTTCTCCAATTCCGACCACGACTTGGGTACTTGGATACCTAGGTCGCCGAAGATTTTTTTGTTATACCAGATTCCGCTGGAGGCCACTCCCATCGGCAGGGAATAGACGACGTCTTTGTAAAGATAGGAACTCTTAGTTCCCGGATTAAGCTTCCCTGCCCATGACTCTCCGGATAAATCCGCCAAATAGCCGACTTCGCCGAATTTTGCGGTTTGTCCTTGATGGAAAAATACGTCCGGTGCCGTATCCGAAGCTAACTCCGCCTTCAGCTTGTCGGAATAAGTGTCGCCGAGCGTAATGTCCCATTGGATCGTACCGTTAGGATATACCGCTTTGTAGGCTTTCTCGGTATTCGCCTTGAACTCTTGCATGTAAGGCCGATCATCGATAAACCAAGCCCCGATTCGAATGGTAAATGCATCGTCATTCGAAGCGCTAGCAGGAGCGCTCTCGACCGATCCGTTCTTGTTCGGCGTTGCCGTGTTTTGAGCTTCGTTTCCTCCGCATGCCGATAACGCCATTGATATCAATAACGTAGCGGACATTAGAAGAGTCATTCTTTTTTTCACGTTGTGCCCTCCCGCAAAGTTTCTGTTTAAGGAGAAGCGCTCTCTTGTTGAAGTTGCAACGCTTTCCTAATTCCTAGCCTAAACGAACTCGTCCCCCATCGACATGTGTGTATTTTTCAAAACCTGTTCTGTATTTTTCTTTATGCTTTATACTCTCCGGGACTTTTGCCCGTTAATTTCTTGAATAATTGACTAAAGTGGGCAGGATCCTTGAATCCGACCGCATAAGCAACCTCATAATGCTTAAGACTTGTTGTCGAGAGCTTGATTTTAGCCATCTCGATGCGATACGACCATAACAGGTCCCGGAAATTTTGGCCTGTTTCCTTCTTGATAAGCCTGCTTAGATACGAATAATTAATAAAGAGTTCCTCTGCCAACATCTGTAAAGTAATGTCTTCCATGTACCGCCGTTCAATAAACTGCGTGACATGATCGATTAAGTTTACGGACGATTTCTGTTTCGCGGATTTAATATCCGCTACCGATCTCTCCAGAAATTGTTCCATGAACTGCATCAGATCGGATAGAATCGTAAAGGACAATACGCTTTTACGAACGGCCAGCGTCTCTTCTGGGCTTGGCTGCAAGCCGAACGCGATCATCGTTTTACCGGTCACGGTCACCATTTCCATGCATTCTTCCAGTATCCGTTTTTTGTTCAAACCTTCCCGCATAAAGACTCTATTCATCTTTTTCAAATATTCCGGTATAAGAGCCGATTCCCCTTTACGTAAAACTTCAACGAGTTCCGTATGGTTGATTTCCGTTTGAACCCGTTTCTTTTCCTGGAGGGATTTCATAGCTTGGTAAGCGATAATCGATTTGCGGCCAATCAACATCCGATAATCCAAACAGCTTTTCGCCTCTTCAAGACCTCTTCCTAGCTCCAGGATGGAGTTTAATCTATCGCTGATTCCTATCGAAACGCTAAAACCTAACGACTCGTTGCTCGTCTCTAGAATCCGACGGGCAACATCCATCGCTTCATGCGCGGTTTCTTCGTTAGGAAGAGAAAAAGGGATAAATAAAATCAAATAAACCCCGCTCTGCGAGAGAGTCGACCAATAAGGAAAAGGATAGAAAGACATCACCTCGAATATTTTTTCCCGTAACGTAAGCTTGGAGAAAGGTTTCCCCGTGTAATCCAGAAAATCCACGTTGTCGATTTCAATCGATAGGAACACCGCCGATTTCATGAACAGTTCCGGCTGACTAAGAGCCTCCGACTTGGATTGTTCCGACAATTCTGAGTTCAGAAGCGTCTGTATCCATTCCTCTTGCCGAATCAATTCCGCATTCTGACGATCCAGCCGATGTTCTTTGATCCATTTGACGCTGTCCAGGAGCTCGCTTTCGTGAAAAGGCTTGGTGATGAAATCCGATACGCCTAGCTTAACGGCCTGCTTGGCATAGTTAAATTCGCTATAGGCGGTTAGGAAGATCACTTTCATCTCCGGAAATTTCTCCAGCATGCGCCTGGACAACTCAATTCCGTCCATAACCGGCATACGAATATCGGATATGAGGATGTCGGGAATTCGTTCCTTCATTTCTATTAAATCTTCATAGGCTTCCAAGCCATCGGCTGCCTGTCCTATGATCTTGCAACCGAGGTTCTCCCATTCCGGAAGGGAAACGATATAGTCCCGAACTGCTTTTTCGTCATCTACCACGTATATGTTCATGAGTTGTCGTCTTCCTTTCTAAGAAGTCTCTTCGAAATCGTTCAAAACAATCGGCAAGTGAAGCCGAATGATCATTCCTTGGGCACCCCTTACCTTTTCAAGTCCAAAACGATCTCCGTAATGGAGTCTAATCCTCGATTCGATGCTATTTAATCCCGATCCCATCCCCTTCGTTCTTACCGGTTCCGCATTGTTCGCTCGGCCGTTATCTTCGACTTCAATGACGAGATCAAAACCGCTTTCGTAAGCGCGAATATCGATTCGTCCTTTGTGGCGAATGTGATCGATGCCGTGTATAAAAGCATTCTCTATTATCGGCTGAAGGATCAGCTTAGGAACGCTTACTTGCTTCAGATGATCCGGAATGTCCAGATTGTATTCGAACCGATCCTCGAATCGGTATTGATGGATTTGCAAGTAAATCTGGGCGAATTTCACTTCCACTTCCAGCGATACGAAAGCTTCTCCCGGAGCGATCGAGAAACGAAAGATGCTGGAAAGATTCTTGACGAGAGTGGGAATTAAATCGATCTTCTCCTTGGATTTGGCCAATATGCTAATGTACTCAAGCGTGTTATGCAAGAAATGCGGATTAAAATAGGTGCGAATCGCCGTCAGTTGCGCTTCCTTCTGAACCAGTTCGGCCTTGTACACCTTCTGAATCAAATCTCTCGTCTCCATGATCATCCTATTGAAACTGTTGCATAGCATAGCAATCTCGTCATGAGAGCCGAAATTTTCGATTAGCTGGTAGTTTTCTTTTTGCGCCTTGCGCATTAATTTACTTAAGGTCGTTAAAGGACTTGTGATTCTCCGGAGCACGTAGTAGGTAATGACTATGACCGCTATCCAAGAAACCAAAGTAATCACGATAGATAATACGGCTAATTTACGAATACCCGCGCTCGCTTCGGAAACGGGAATGCGGCTAACGTATTTGAAGTCGGTCTCCTTTGACTTTCTTTCCGTAGTAATCGTTTTGCTCTTCTCGGCCATAGAAAGTAGCTGACCTATGGATTCCGAATGATCGGAGGACATGACGACGTTGCTTGCGTTTGTTATAAAAAAGGATCCTTCCGGATAAGTGCCGTATAACCCTCTTACCTTATCCGCATCCAACATGATCACCAATAGACCGAGATTCGTTCCCGTTACGGTATCTATTAGCTGCATATTGCAAACCAATCGCCGGTGATCGACGAAGAAAGCCCATTCCGGAATACCCTGCTTCTCGAAAGGCATAATGTTAAGCGCTTCGTAGTATTGAACTTCTTGATCGGAGCCCGCGGAATAGTGTTTGCCTTCCCGATTATAAAGATGGATCGAATTCGCGAAGTCGCCGATGCTACGAGTCATATCTTCCAATTCGATCTGCAGCATTTGTTCGACGCCCTCTTCGAGCGCGGACTGTTCGGATGGCATTAACGGATATTTGTCCGGCGAAGCCGCGTTGCGCAACAGCGTGTATACCAAACGGTTATCGCCGATGTCGGAAGCCTGCCGGGCAAACGCCTTCAACACGCCGTCTATCTTATCGGAAGTTTCGGATAACGTTTGTTTAAAGGATTGGTCCTCGTTATTCTCAAGGATGCGCTTGGAGTTAAAATAAAAGGTAGCGCTTACAACGATTAAAGGCGCTAGCGTCAGTAGCGAGTAGATAATGATCATTTTGTAATGCAATTTCGAACGAATCGATTGAATCAGCTTCATAGTCGTAATCCTCCTGTTGGCGTTGAACAATATAGTAATCCCAAACCGTGGAAAATAGCAAAGAAAATAATAAGGATTCAGATTTCTTAACGCATGGGATAACGACAAAAATCCCGGCGGGAAAGATCCCGCCGGGATTACGTTGGAATACTTTTTTACGAAATCTCCAAATAATCAAGATAAGCGTCCCAAGTCCCGTTGTCGGTCGTGACTACGAGCTGAATCTCTTGATTTCCGGTTCCATGGCTGACATTGTTTAGCGT
Encoded proteins:
- a CDS encoding carbohydrate ABC transporter permease yields the protein MDKLLSKRRDRVGLASEVLLILVALLFLYPILYLVLASFKEPGQFYDPLAWPNSFYLGHYEKAFAKVNVMSGFMNTFAISAGSIALIIIVSSMAGYIIARMPHKFFQLLFYFFISGMVIPLQTGMIPIFKMGVALHLIDTRSFMILLYTAGAIPMATFMYAGFTKSVPREIEESASLDGYGRFRTYWLIIFPLLLPATGTLIMLNIYGIWNDLFGPLLYLKDPAKMTLMAQVVQFKANNQSIDYGPIFALCVMATLPLIILFFFTQKYMMRGLIMGSVKG
- a CDS encoding carbohydrate ABC transporter permease: MNNRSREWWTGFLFILPATILFIAFVYYPFAQSIYYSFTEWDSIRPAKYIGLDNYAYLLEDSKMLRAGMNTLLVTVFGLAIQNPLSLLLAVLLNRSFRTRAFLRTAFYLPVIVSLVVTSIVWGSILQYDGLLNGLLERIGLADWSRDWLGNSHTVFPTIIAMTQWQGLGYCAVIYLAGLQSIPQELYEAAKIDGANAGRRFMHVTLPLLMPAITIVVFLTIIGGLKLFDIPYVMTGGGPGSSSYTITLAIYNAAFRENTYGYAIAAGIVLMIFIMIVTLIQLRITRRREVEI
- a CDS encoding ABC transporter substrate-binding protein — protein: MKKRMTLLMSATLLISMALSACGGNEAQNTATPNKNGSVESAPASASNDDAFTIRIGAWFIDDRPYMQEFKANTEKAYKAVYPNGTIQWDITLGDTYSDKLKAELASDTAPDVFFHQGQTAKFGEVGYLADLSGESWAGKLNPGTKSSYLYKDVVYSLPMGVASSGIWYNKKIFGDLGIQVPKSWSELEKAFSVIKAAGITPVSAGFKDIWTAQMTFNLWMQPYGNESSPTYGKDLYEGKKTLEGPEVQAVMTHLQEMVEKGYLNKTALSIDWPQSAELFTSGKAAMIVQGPWMPGTAKENFQTKGHAAFDLGYFPFTTDKGYAKLSIGVDQSLSVNAKTKLMQQAKDLVDVIASPEVYGPFNVGGGTVPAIQGMQLNYPDAALNDLLKVVEETDSGMGYESYLPASAMTSLVETFTKVASGIKFNPKDLAEAQKKLEKDKGTVIVPAE
- a CDS encoding response regulator, which produces MNIYVVDDEKAVRDYIVSLPEWENLGCKIIGQAADGLEAYEDLIEMKERIPDILISDIRMPVMDGIELSRRMLEKFPEMKVIFLTAYSEFNYAKQAVKLGVSDFITKPFHESELLDSVKWIKEHRLDRQNAELIRQEEWIQTLLNSELSEQSKSEALSQPELFMKSAVFLSIEIDNVDFLDYTGKPFSKLTLREKIFEVMSFYPFPYWSTLSQSGVYLILFIPFSLPNEETAHEAMDVARRILETSNESLGFSVSIGISDRLNSILELGRGLEEAKSCLDYRMLIGRKSIIAYQAMKSLQEKKRVQTEINHTELVEVLRKGESALIPEYLKKMNRVFMREGLNKKRILEECMEMVTVTGKTMIAFGLQPSPEETLAVRKSVLSFTILSDLMQFMEQFLERSVADIKSAKQKSSVNLIDHVTQFIERRYMEDITLQMLAEELFINYSYLSRLIKKETGQNFRDLLWSYRIEMAKIKLSTTSLKHYEVAYAVGFKDPAHFSQLFKKLTGKSPGEYKA
- a CDS encoding sensor histidine kinase, whose product is MKLIQSIRSKLHYKMIIIYSLLTLAPLIVVSATFYFNSKRILENNEDQSFKQTLSETSDKIDGVLKAFARQASDIGDNRLVYTLLRNAASPDKYPLMPSEQSALEEGVEQMLQIELEDMTRSIGDFANSIHLYNREGKHYSAGSDQEVQYYEALNIMPFEKQGIPEWAFFVDHRRLVCNMQLIDTVTGTNLGLLVIMLDADKVRGLYGTYPEGSFFITNASNVVMSSDHSESIGQLLSMAEKSKTITTERKSKETDFKYVSRIPVSEASAGIRKLAVLSIVITLVSWIAVIVITYYVLRRITSPLTTLSKLMRKAQKENYQLIENFGSHDEIAMLCNSFNRMIMETRDLIQKVYKAELVQKEAQLTAIRTYFNPHFLHNTLEYISILAKSKEKIDLIPTLVKNLSSIFRFSIAPGEAFVSLEVEVKFAQIYLQIHQYRFEDRFEYNLDIPDHLKQVSVPKLILQPIIENAFIHGIDHIRHKGRIDIRAYESGFDLVIEVEDNGRANNAEPVRTKGMGSGLNSIESRIRLHYGDRFGLEKVRGAQGMIIRLHLPIVLNDFEETS